In Aeromicrobium wangtongii, the DNA window GTCGTTGTAGGTGAGGTCGTGCGAGGGCGCAAGATCGTTGAGGAACTTCACCCATCGAGTCTAGGTCGTCGCCGGGGACAGACCTAGCGGAAATCCAGCAACATCGTGTCCGGCGGCGGGACGTCCTGGCTCATGGCGGCCTTGTCGACCCGGGCGCGGATGCAGACCGTCTCGTGCCGCAGCCGCAGGAAGCCGGTCTGGCCGGCATAGCTGAGGAACAGGTCGCGCACCTGCGACAGGGCCGAGTCACCGACGGACGGGTGCTTGGTCGCCTCGGCGAACCTGAGCAGCCCCGGCAGGTCGAGCTTCTCCCAGCTGCCGACCTCGTGGGTCTCGGGCTCGCGGAACAGCCCCGAGGCGCTGAACGTGTCGGCCGGGATGGGGGCGCTGTCGCGGGCACCGGTGATCTCGCGCAGCTTGCGCATCCACGGGATGGAGTCGTCGTGGTGGCGCGAGATCGTCGAGAGCAGGCCGTCGCGGCGCAGGACCCGGGCGTACTCCGCCAGGGCGGTCGGGGCCTCGCGCAGCTCGGGGACGATCACGACGTCGAAGGCATCGCCCACGAACGGCAGCCGCTCGCCGGCGCTGCGGACGTACTGGATGTCGGGATGGCGGCTGGCCGTGACGTCGTCGCCGGCGACCACGACCTCGTGTCCCTGTTCGGCGAGCTGATAGGCCAGCGAGGCGTCGCCCAGGTGCAGGACGCAGGACAGGCGGTCCCCGACCAGCCACTTGGCCGTGCGGTCCTCGGGCGTTTCGATCACGTCATGAGGCTACTCGTTCGCTCTCGGGGCGGCGGGTACGCTTCGGTCGTGTCCGATCCCTTCATCTCGGCGGCCCTCCTGGAGGGCATCCCCTCGACGTACGCGGGCGCCCGCGACGGCATCGACTCGATCCTGCGGGACCGGGGTCTGCGGCGCAGCACGCCCGATGACACCGCCCGTTCCCTGCTGCTCGGCGCGGTCGCCACGGCCTCGCTGGAGGGCAGCTCGTACGACGCGGAGACGCTGGCTTCCGGCGGCGGCGACGAGGTGGCTCGCGGCGCGGTGCGGCTGTCGACCGAGCTGCTGGGCCTCCTGCCGGTGTGGAACCGGTCGCCCATCCAGGCCCTGGCCCGCATCCACTCGCTCGCCGCCTCCGAGACAGCCGACATCGCCGACCTCGGCCGGCCGGTCAATCCCGACGGCGTCGCGCGGCTCACCGAGCTGGCCTGGATGCTGGGCCAGCCGACGGAGGCGCCCGGCCTCGTGGTCGCTGCCCTCGTCAACGCCGAGATCACCGCGGCAGCGGCGTTCGCCACCCTCAACGGCGTCATCGGCCGCGCCGCCGAACGTCTGGTCCTGCTCTCCAAGGGCGTCGACCCGGCCTCGGTGCTGGTGCCGGAGGCCGGCCACGCCGCCGAGCCCGAGGGCTACCGCGCAGCCCTGGCCGCATACGCCAGCGGCACCCCGACCGGCGTGCACCAGTGGTTGATGTACGCCGCGCAGGCCTTCACCCGCGCCGCCGAGGCGTCCCCGCTCGCGCGCTGAGCACGACAACAACGGCGGCGGTACCGGTCAGATGACCGACACCGCCGCCGAACGGCGCAACTCGCCCGAGTACCAGGCGTGCTGGATCTGAGTCGTCGTGTCTCCAGGAGTCCCTGAGTGGACTGGAGTCCGTCGAGCGACTGTCCCATTCAGATGGGTGATCGCCGCGTGGGTTTCGAGGTGCCTTGCCGTTTGTTGTGTTGGTTCATGTGTACGCCGGATGAGGCCGCAGCAAAAGGGCTACCCGTCCGTAATGTTGTGCGCCCTGCTTCACAAGCACCCGGGACACGATCTCCCGGGCGGCTCAGCGGGACCTCAGTCGTTGCCGCGCTTGCGGCGCGACACGACGCTCGCCGCAACCGCGCTGACCGCTCCGGCCACGACGGCCGCCGCGGCGGCCTTGCCCACCTTGGTGTCCAGGCCGAGGCGGCGCCGCAGCGCCACGGGACGGGCGAACACCAGGATCGGCCAGCCGTTCTCGCCGGCCAGCTTGCGCAGCGACTTGTCGGGGTTGACCGCGAAGGGATGGCCCACCGCCTCGAGCATCGGGACGTCTGTCTCGGAGTCGGAGTACGCGAAGGACTCGGACAGGTCGTACCCGCGATCCTGGGCGAGCCGCCGCATCGCCACGGCCTTGT includes these proteins:
- a CDS encoding class I SAM-dependent methyltransferase → MIETPEDRTAKWLVGDRLSCVLHLGDASLAYQLAEQGHEVVVAGDDVTASRHPDIQYVRSAGERLPFVGDAFDVVIVPELREAPTALAEYARVLRRDGLLSTISRHHDDSIPWMRKLREITGARDSAPIPADTFSASGLFREPETHEVGSWEKLDLPGLLRFAEATKHPSVGDSALSQVRDLFLSYAGQTGFLRLRHETVCIRARVDKAAMSQDVPPPDTMLLDFR
- a CDS encoding oxidoreductase, with the protein product MSDPFISAALLEGIPSTYAGARDGIDSILRDRGLRRSTPDDTARSLLLGAVATASLEGSSYDAETLASGGGDEVARGAVRLSTELLGLLPVWNRSPIQALARIHSLAASETADIADLGRPVNPDGVARLTELAWMLGQPTEAPGLVVAALVNAEITAAAAFATLNGVIGRAAERLVLLSKGVDPASVLVPEAGHAAEPEGYRAALAAYASGTPTGVHQWLMYAAQAFTRAAEASPLAR